DNA sequence from the Prolixibacter sp. SD074 genome:
TGGTCGCATTTCTCGAAATGGCTTCCAAGGCCCCCGGTGCGGCACGCCGACAGCAGGTGGATTAAGCTCTGCTGCTCTTTTGTTACCTTGTTTTGGCTGATGTAGTTTCCCCCGTATTCACGCAGTAAACTTCCTACAATTATTTGTTCCTGCATAGCCCCTCCAGTCCTTCCAGCGTGTCCAGCGGGTTTACCACCTGGCTTGTGTTGAGTTGCTGCACGTGGAGGTATTTGAGCGTGTTGCTTAAATCGGAATGCCCCATCAGGCGCTGTATGGCCAGAATGTTGGTGCCCTGTTCGAGGTGGTGCGTGGCAAAACAATGCCGGAAAGTGTGTGGCGTGTAAGGCTTTTTAACCTGTGGCGTGCGGTGCCGTGCATTAATACAAATAGTCCGTACTGCTGTAATGCCCAGGTGGGTACCTTTTCCTCCCGCGCCTTCAAAAAGGTAATGCTGCGGCTTGTACTTTTTGTAATAATCCCTTAAAACAGAAAGTAAAACCGGCGATAGCGGCACTTTACGTTGTTTCAGCCCTTTGCCTTCCTGGATGTTTACCTGCATCCGCCGGCTGTCAATGTCGGTAAGTTTGATGTTTACACTCTCTGATACCCTGGCCCCGGTGGAATAAATGAGCATGATGATAGCGCGGTGCTTGAAGTTGTCAATAGCCCCGAGTACATCGCTCACTTCGTCTTTTGATAAAACCAGCGGGAGTGTTTTGGCAACCTTTGGCGTTGGAAGGTATTCTTTTGCCCACTCCTTATGGTAAATATTTGTAAAGAGGAACCGAAGGGCGTAGTAGCCCATTTTTACACTGCCCGGTTTGTGGTTCCCATCGGTGAGCATACTTTGAAAATAGGCCCTGAGTTCTTCTACTCCCGTGTGTTCCGGGTCTTTTTTGCAAAAGTTACTGTAATCGGCAATGTGCCACCAGTAACTTTTACGGGTCCTTTCACTTAGATTGCGTAAAACCGCTTCCTGTTCAAAGCTTTTTTTAAATTTGTCATAATAATTAATTTTAAATGATTAAATGCCTCAAAGATACTGGTTTTCGGTGGCCTGTAAAACCACCGAACGCCAGTGAGGTTAAGTTCAACAAAGTGCAAATGTAATGCGGGCGGGCGCGGTATTCCAGCGTTCGCGCCCTGTTCAACCACCGCCAATCCGTCTTTGACGGATGTCGGTTTTAAAATAATGTTTAATAAAAAGCCGGCTTGGCTACGTGGCAGCTTGACAGGAAACCGTTTCAAAATCCCGCACTCCACTTGCACCAACCGTTAACGGCAAGTTTGAGAAAAATAAATTGGTGGTTATTTGATAAGTCCGTTCTTTGGTTTTCTGCTCGCTTGTAAAATTGCTGTCACAAAACTTGCAAAGTAAAGTTTGGTGCTGTTGCCAATTTTCGCGGCCTGACAATTTGCTAAAACTGTTTTACAGTCTGACTGTTCAGCACTTTTTTAGGAAAAGCCGGTGGTTATCTGACAGTTTGATTTTTGGCCGTTTGTACCTGGAATGGAATAAAAAAATTGGCAGGGACATTTGGTTTAGGCAAGTTTTCCGCCAGCGGAGTAAGTTAGGAATAGTCAGGCTCACGTGCCGTCGAAACAAATCGGCAGCGGTTACCTGCAACCCACAAGCAACTTTGACTTTTGGGGGTTGAAAAAAATTTTAAAAGCGAAGTGGTTACCTGAAACTTTTGTTCGGAAATTGATACTTTTATACTGTTAACAAATTGACGATGAATAAAAACCAGCCGTTAACAAAGTACATATTGCAGGGCGGGTGTAGTAGCTCGCCAACTGCGGATTCTCGCATCGCCGTTCCGTGTCCTTCGGACAGGAACGCTCTCCGAAATCCGCCCCGCAACATGTACCAACCGTTATGCGGCAGCTTAAAAAACGACACAAACAAATATGAAACTTATAACAACAGCAAAAGAATTAGAAAAAGAATTCAGACGACTGACCGAACAGTATGACCATTTTTATTGGTCAACAGCTTGGGCAAGTTCAGGTTCTAAACCTTTCAATGACCTATTGACTAATAAAGGGAAAATTCAAAAAATTGTTGTAGGAATTCATTTTTATCAGACACACCCAGATTTTATTGAAGCATTCTTAAATGACAAAAAAGTTCATTTTATCCAACAACCAGAAGGAACATTTCACCCAAAACTCTACCTTTTTGCGGACAAGACTGATAAATGGGAAATAATATTAGGGAGTGCAAACTTTACAACAGCAGCTTTCTCAAGTAACACAGAAGCCAGCTTATTAATTACTCACAAAGACAGTAATTCGGCTGAGACATACAATAATGCTATAAAACTCGTTGACAAGACATTTTCTGACGGCAAGACTTTCAATAAATTAGACCTTGAAAAATACCATATAGCTTGGAAAAATCATAGACAAAAAATCAAAAGTCTTTCAGGACAATATGGTAGTAAAAAAAGAAAACCAAAACCAATCCACGAAGTTCCGATGATGAACAGAAGTTGGTCAGAGTTTATGACTGAAGTTCGCAACGAAACATCTCACGGTCTTGACAGAAGATTGAGAACAATAGAGATAGCTAAAGAATTATTTGAAAGTGTTAATCATTTCAACGAGTTGTCAGAAGACCAAAGAAAATTTATTGCAGGTATTCCAAACAAACTTGATATAAAGGGAGCGGAAGATTGGGGTTATTTCGGTAGTATGAAAGGTGCAGGCATATTCAAAAACAAAATAATAAATAAAGATATAAATATTTCAAATGCCTTAGGCTGCATTCCAAATACTGGACACATAACAAAAGGCCAGTATGATAATTTCATTAACGAATTTAAAAAGGCGTTCATTGGGACTCGACTTGAAGATGCTAAAAATCTCACTGCAACAAGACTTTTATGTATGAAACGTCCTGATACTTTTGTGTGCTTTGATAGTAAAAATCGTTCCGCACTTTGTAAAGATTTTGGTATTATTCAATCAGAAATGGATTACGAAAGATATTGGGATGACATCGTTGAAAGGATTTATGATAGTAATTGGTGGCAAAATCCAAAACCTAAAAGTGAGACAGAAGAAAAAGTATGTGACGCAAGAGCTGCATTTTTAGACAGTTTATATTATGAAGAATAAAAGGATTGAAATAAAAGCCGACCGCATAACATTTTAGGAATTAAGGCACAGTTGGGCCCTGAAAAAAGGCAGTAGGTTTGCATACTTACTGCCTTTTTTTAGGGTAACAGCGCTCAAAATGCACGCCCAATTGTGTTTTAATTCGTGTTGGGCTTAACCGTTGCTGTTCAAAGCTATACACTATGGGGATTGAATGGTTTTTCTGCATCCTTTCCGTTGTTTTTCTGCCGCCGGTTTTGCTATTTTACCTGTTTTGGGGCCGGGACCCGGATATTGGGCACGTTTTTCGTTTCCACACCGGACATACTTTTCCCGTTCAGCCAAAAACCAAAAGTTTTAGCCGGTAAACCGGTTGTGCAATTTTTCAAAGAACGATTTGCAGGGTAGGCACTATCCGGGTTCCCACGGAACATCTTTCACCAAACCGGCAAAACGCAACCTCCCTTTTTTACATACCGGGCAGTTAGGCTGCCGGAAGTTTTGGATACATTCCAGGATTTCAGTCCACACCGTATCCTGTTTTTCCCAAACCTGGCCGCCATCTTCCAGTGCCTCTTCTTTCCGGTTTTCGACCTCTTGTGCCAGCAGTTGTTTTGCCGCCAGGATGTTTTGTTTACGGTAACGGCTCGATAAAATTCCATAGTACCGCACTTTAAAAAAGCCCTTTGGCAAAATGTGCAACAAAAACCGGCGGATAAACTCATCCACATCCAGTTTCATTTCCCTGAACCTGCCTGTACGGTAATCTTTCCACGAAAATCGCACTTTGCCATTCTTCACTTCCAAAATCCGCCGGTCGGTAATGGCAATACGAAACACGTAACGCGAAAGGTATTCCAGTATTTTTTCAGGATTGCCCATGGGTGCCTGCACATTCACCACCCAGTCCTTTTTGTATAAAGGCGTGAGGAAGCGGTTAAACTGCACAGGCCCTTTTATGCCTGCCAGTTTGCCGTGAAAATCGAGTTCCCCTTTTTCTTTGGCTTGTTTTAGCAAATACAGAAACTTTCCCCTGAACTTTTTTGCCAATATCTTGCCTGCGATGAAAAAGTTGTTTTTGGCCGGTACATGCACCCAGTGTTCGCGGTCGAAGCCCAGGCCCCCTGCGGGCATGATGCAATGCAGGTGTGGGTGTTCCTTCATGTTCTGCCCCCAGGTATGGAGTACGGTAACCAGGCCAATATCAGCACCCAGGTGCTTTACATCGCGCGTAAGTTCAAGCATAGTTTGTGAAACGGCTTTAAATAATAAACCATACATCGCCTTCTTATTTTGCAGGCATAGCGGGTTTAACTCATGCGGAAGGGTGAACACCAAATGATAATACCCCACCGGGAGAAGTTCTTTCATCCGTTTGTCCAGCCATTCCAGTTTTTCTTTTTGCTGGCACACAGGGCAGTGGCGGTTGCGGCAGGAGTTATAAGATTTCTCTGTATAGCTGCAATGGTCGCATTTCTCGAAATGGCTTCCAAGGCCCCCGGTGCGGCACGCCGACAGCAGGTGGATTAAGCTCTGCTGCCCTTTTGTTACCTTGTTTTGGCTGATGTAGTTTCCCCCGTATTCACGCAGTAAACTTCCTACAGTTATTTGTTCCTGCATAGCCCCTCCAGTCCTTCCAGCGTGTCCAGCGGGTTTACCACCTGGCTTGTGTTGAGTTGCTGCACGTGGAGGTATTTGAGCGTGTTGCTTAAATCGGAATGCCCCATCAGGCGCTGTATGGCCAGAATGTTGGTGCCCTGTTCGAGGTGGTGCGTGGCAAAACAATGCCGGAAAGTGTGTGGCGTGTAAGGCTTTTTAACCTGTGGCGTGCGGTGCCGTGCATTAATACAAATAGTCCGTACTGCTGTAATGCCCAGGTGGGTACCTTTTCCTCCCGCGCCTTCAAAAAGGTAATGCTGCGGCTTGTACTTTTTGTAATAATCCCTTAAAACAGAAAGTAAAACCGGCGATAGCGGCACTTTACGTTGTTTCAGCCCTTTGCCTTCCTGGATGTTTACCTGCATCCGTCGGCTGTCAATGTCGGTAAGTTTGATGTTTACACTCTCTGATACCCTGGCCCCGGTGGAATAAATGAGCATGATGATAGCGCGGTGCTTGAAGTTGTCAATAGCCCCGAGTACATCGCTCACTTCGTCTTTTGATAAAACCAGCGGGAGTGTTTTGGCAACCTTTGGCGTTGGAAGGTATTCTTTTGCCCACTCCTTATGGTAAATATTTGTAAAGAGGAACCGAAGGGCGTAGTAGCCCATTTTTACACTGCCCGGTTTGTGGTTCCCATCGGTGAGCATACTTTGAAAATAGGCCCTGAGTTCTTCTACTCCCGTGTGTTCCGGGTCTTTTTTGCAAAAGTTACTGTAATCGGCAATGTGCCACCAGTAACTTTTACGGGTCCTTTCACTTAGATTCCGTAAAACCGCTTCCTGTTCAAATCTTTTTTTAAATTTGTCATAATAATTAATTTTAAATGATTAAATGCCTCAAAGATACTGGTTTTCGGTGGCCTGTAAAACCACCGAACGCCAGTGAGGTTAAGTTCAACAATGTATAAAAATAATAGCCGGTTCAGTAGTAAATTCAAGGTTTGTAGTCCGCTCCAACTTTCTTGTAACTTGACAGGAAAGTGGCACGCAATCGGCTACTATTCTTATACTTACCGTTACAATGCATTTTGAAAACCAAAAACAACTAATATGGACTATTTAAAATTTTCACTCGTATTCTGTGCAATTATGATTCTGTTTGAGTGGGGATGGATTTTAATAGCACTCATTTTAATGAGCATATTCCGAATGTTTAAATCAGAAAAAATGATGAAAACAGGAATGTTCATTGAGAAAGCTCTTTATTGTTTTTTTCTTATAAGTTCTACCGTTTTGACAATACAAGTATTTAGAGAAAAAAACTCGGCATTAATATTTCTTATTTTTATGATTCTCATATCATTAATCTATTTTGTATTTTTCTTCGCAGACAAAAGGAACAATGCAGAGAAATCACAACAGAATAACTTTTATATACATACACGTGAATATGAAAAATTAACCAACACAATGATTGCAATTGAAACTACTTTTATATTGTTATTTATTCCGTTGGTGTTTTTCCCAAATATTATTAATAACTATCTGACTTCATTGATTTTTGATGGATTATATTATGTTGCAACCATAAAAATACTTGGAGTACTTCTTGGCATTTTTGGACTGTTTAGTCTTACAAAATATATTAGAGTAATCGCATTCAGTTTATTTTTAATTCCAATGTTGACTAAAAACAAAGAAAATTGAAACACAGGGAAATTCCAGAATTAATTGAGGCTGACTCTTTTTATCGAAAAAAAAGAAATGAAACTAGGAAAGCTCTTGAGAAAGTAAAAAAACTTGAAGCAAAGTTCTATTTCCTTGACCGTATTGTTCAACCAAGAAAAGATACGGATACGAAAAAAGATGATGTTGAATTAGAATTTGCAATCCTTGATTTATTTAAAAGTATTGGTTTCAAATGCGAAAAACCAACCTCTGACGCTGATGTAGATGTAAAAGCAAAATTCAAAGAAATTTATTTCGGGATTGAAGTCAAGAATGGCAAGTATGTTGGTGAAAATGATACATTTCAGCCATTTAAACACAAGTTATTAAATGACGACACCTTTCATCCTATTTTAATTTTTAACAATGCAAGAGATAGAAAAGGTTGGGATTTGCCAAGAATTAAAATAGCAGTCAATATGAAATTTGGGCTGTTGCTTGCGTCAGAGTTGAAAAAAGGATATTTAAAATTAAAAAAAGGGAAAATAACAATTGGGCAGTTTATAACCCAACTCCAAAAAATTGGAGAGATAAAATTTAGCAGAAAAGAAATGGACAAGGCTTATAAAAGCGAAGCCTCTTGATGAGAGGCAAACGCGAGGAAGCGTGAGTATGTGATATTCTGTGCGGGGAAGCACGGAATGAATATTAACAGCAAGCTTTTAGCCTTGTTTTAACAATAAACTGATACTTAAAAAAAAACAAAATGGAGGTAATTTATATTATAATTGGGATTGTCATATTTGGGATAATATTTTCCCAATATCAAAAAAATAAAAGAAGCCAATCTCCATATTTTAAAACAAAAAAAAGACTTGAAACGGAATTTGATAATGCTGTCAAAACGGATGATTGGCAAGAAAGACAGAAAGTTAATCTTGAACTTATCTGGCTCAAAACAATTAAGGATATAGAAAGTAGAGATATGTTTTCAAACAATCTCGATGATTCTAAAATACGATTAAAATTATCCCAATTATCTGAAAACGAAATAAAACTTCCAGAAAAATGGAAACTTGATGATTTATACCATTTTCCATTTGTTGGCAACATCCTGGCAGGTATGGGTGATTTGTTAGTGAACAGTGAATACCAATTGTATAAACCCAATAGCGTTTTACCTTTTCCAAAGGATATAATTACTAAAGCAATCTATTATATGTTCGATTATTTCAATTACGATAAACCATTGTATGAAATACCGGAGGAACAAAAGAAAAAGCAATCAGAAAGCTTAAACACCATAAAATTCATACTAATAGAAAATATTGTTGATACAAATAATACTGAATTACCGAAACAAGGGATTGAAAATTTTCGAGTAGGAAATAAACTAAGCAAAGGACATGAATATAAAGAGGAAAATGAGTTACAACTAATTGATTGGCGAAATGAAGTTGATTGGATAAAATGGACAGTTCAATATGCGGATAACAATAATTTTGATTTTGCTTTAAAATGTATTGAGGTCGCAAAACTTGGAAATCCAAATAGTGATAATTTAAAAGAAGTGGAAAGAATGTTGTATCTGCATATGTCGGAATATTATGAAGAAAAGGATAATAAAGATTTGACAAAAAAGTATTTAAAAATGGCTGTAGAATTAGGTAATGAAGAAGCTATTGCTATTTACAAAAAGAAGTACAGCGAATAATTATATTTAATAAATTGATAGTTTATAAAGTTAACATTAACCAAGATAAAACGAAAATCAAAAAAACGCATTGTAACATTTTAGGAATTAAGGCACAGTTGGGCCCTGAAAAAAGGCAGTAGGTTTGCATACTTACTGCCTTTTTTTTGGGTAACTGCGCTCAAAATGCACGCCCAATTGTGTTTTAATTCGTGTTGGGCTTAACCGTTGCTGTTCAAAGCTATACACTATGGGGATTGAATGGTTTTTCTGCATCCTTTCCGTTGTTTTTCTGCCGCCGGTTTTGCTATTTTACCTGTTTTGGGGCCGGGACCCGGATATTGGGCACGTTTTTCGTTTCCACACCGGACATACTTTTCCCGTTCAGCCAAAAACCAAAAGTTTTAGCCGGTAAACCGGTTGTGCAATTTTTCAAAGAACGATTTGCAGGGTAGGCACTATCCGGGTTCCCACGGAACATCTTTCACCAAACCGGCAAAACGCAACCTCCCTTTTTTACATACCGGGCAGTTAGGCTG
Encoded proteins:
- a CDS encoding site-specific integrase, translating into MNYYDKFKKSFEQEAVLRNLSERTRKSYWWHIADYSNFCKKDPEHTGVEELRAYFQSMLTDGNHKPGSVKMGYYALRFLFTNIYHKEWAKEYLPTPKVAKTLPLVLSKDEVSDVLGAIDNFKHRAIIMLIYSTGARVSESVNIKLTDIDSRRMQVNIQEGKGLKQRKVPLSPVLLSVLRDYYKKYKPQHYLFEGAGGKGTHLGITAVRTICINARHRTPQVKKPYTPHTFRHCFATHHLEQGTNILAIQRLMGHSDLSNTLKYLHVQQLNTSQVVNPLDTLEGLEGLCRNK
- a CDS encoding phospholipase D family protein; its protein translation is MKLITTAKELEKEFRRLTEQYDHFYWSTAWASSGSKPFNDLLTNKGKIQKIVVGIHFYQTHPDFIEAFLNDKKVHFIQQPEGTFHPKLYLFADKTDKWEIILGSANFTTAAFSSNTEASLLITHKDSNSAETYNNAIKLVDKTFSDGKTFNKLDLEKYHIAWKNHRQKIKSLSGQYGSKKRKPKPIHEVPMMNRSWSEFMTEVRNETSHGLDRRLRTIEIAKELFESVNHFNELSEDQRKFIAGIPNKLDIKGAEDWGYFGSMKGAGIFKNKIINKDINISNALGCIPNTGHITKGQYDNFINEFKKAFIGTRLEDAKNLTATRLLCMKRPDTFVCFDSKNRSALCKDFGIIQSEMDYERYWDDIVERIYDSNWWQNPKPKSETEEKVCDARAAFLDSLYYEE
- a CDS encoding IS91 family transposase, producing MQEQITVGSLLREYGGNYISQNKVTKGQQSLIHLLSACRTGGLGSHFEKCDHCSYTEKSYNSCRNRHCPVCQQKEKLEWLDKRMKELLPVGYYHLVFTLPHELNPLCLQNKKAMYGLLFKAVSQTMLELTRDVKHLGADIGLVTVLHTWGQNMKEHPHLHCIMPAGGLGFDREHWVHVPAKNNFFIAGKILAKKFRGKFLYLLKQAKEKGELDFHGKLAGIKGPVQFNRFLTPLYKKDWVVNVQAPMGNPEKILEYLSRYVFRIAITDRRILEVKNGKVRFSWKDYRTGRFREMKLDVDEFIRRFLLHILPKGFFKVRYYGILSSRYRKQNILAAKQLLAQEVENRKEEALEDGGQVWEKQDTVWTEILECIQNFRQPNCPVCKKGRLRFAGLVKDVPWEPG
- a CDS encoding site-specific integrase, whose protein sequence is MNYYDKFKKRFEQEAVLRNLSERTRKSYWWHIADYSNFCKKDPEHTGVEELRAYFQSMLTDGNHKPGSVKMGYYALRFLFTNIYHKEWAKEYLPTPKVAKTLPLVLSKDEVSDVLGAIDNFKHRAIIMLIYSTGARVSESVNIKLTDIDSRRMQVNIQEGKGLKQRKVPLSPVLLSVLRDYYKKYKPQHYLFEGAGGKGTHLGITAVRTICINARHRTPQVKKPYTPHTFRHCFATHHLEQGTNILAIQRLMGHSDLSNTLKYLHVQQLNTSQVVNPLDTLEGLEGLCRNK